Proteins from a genomic interval of Sporolactobacillus sp. Y61:
- a CDS encoding universal stress protein, protein MLFKKILVSYDDSDLSKKALKKAIEITELDGRTVLDVLHVVTVPANQFIVGDVYREVRESTFKYGNEIVSKADNLLRKLPNSTHTFVEEGQPVRAILTFAEENGYDLIVIGSRGLSGVKEFLGSVSHGVVQRSKVPVLIVK, encoded by the coding sequence ATGCTTTTTAAGAAAATACTGGTTTCCTATGATGATTCAGATCTGTCTAAAAAAGCACTGAAAAAGGCGATTGAAATTACCGAACTGGACGGACGTACCGTACTGGATGTGCTCCATGTGGTCACGGTACCGGCCAACCAGTTTATTGTCGGTGACGTTTACCGTGAAGTGCGCGAATCGACATTTAAATATGGAAATGAGATCGTGTCGAAAGCAGACAACCTGTTGCGCAAGCTCCCGAACAGCACACATACGTTTGTCGAGGAAGGTCAGCCTGTGCGTGCGATTCTGACATTCGCAGAGGAAAACGGATATGATCTGATTGTGATCGGCAGCAGAGGGTTAAGCGGTGTTAAAGAGTTTCTGGGAAGTGTCAGTCATGGTGTTGTTCAGCGGTCTAAAGTACCGGTATTGATTGTCAAATGA
- a CDS encoding TIGR04053 family radical SAM/SPASM domain-containing protein produces MIIPRDYNQDPFIVIWEVTRMCPFHCRHCRAAAQLHPYPGELSTEEGKELIDQIYSMKNPLLVFSGGDPLMRDDIFDLAAYASGKGMRVSLTPSATPRVTRQAVRRSQEAGIARWAFSLDGPDAASHDTFRGVKGIFDRTMKGISYLNELGIKFQINTTVTRFNADRLPEMAELMKACGVSVWTLFFLVPVGRGRELEPVTPQQHEEILHWAFNLQEKMPYIVSTTEAQFYRRVAFQENRRRRALGLKPIGRPHDDLAKAPRGTNDGNGFVFISHTGDVQPSGFLPINCGNIRNKPLPDIYRNHPVFKALRDPDSTKGKCGVCEFRFICGGSRSRAYAVTGDYKASEPYCVYLPKRYKEAGAR; encoded by the coding sequence ATGATAATACCACGGGATTATAATCAGGACCCTTTTATTGTAATCTGGGAAGTGACCCGGATGTGCCCGTTTCACTGCAGACACTGCCGGGCGGCGGCTCAGCTTCACCCCTATCCCGGAGAACTTTCGACAGAAGAAGGGAAAGAACTGATTGATCAGATCTACTCGATGAAAAACCCGCTGCTTGTTTTTTCCGGAGGAGATCCGCTGATGCGCGACGACATCTTCGACCTGGCCGCTTACGCTTCGGGAAAGGGTATGCGCGTGTCGCTGACCCCTTCAGCCACGCCGCGTGTGACCAGACAGGCGGTTCGGCGCTCCCAGGAAGCGGGGATTGCACGCTGGGCATTTTCACTTGATGGACCGGATGCCGCCTCACACGACACATTCCGGGGTGTAAAAGGTATTTTCGACCGGACCATGAAGGGTATCTCTTATCTGAATGAACTGGGCATTAAATTTCAGATCAATACAACGGTGACCCGATTCAATGCCGACAGGCTGCCGGAGATGGCAGAGCTGATGAAAGCCTGCGGCGTTTCGGTCTGGACGCTGTTCTTCCTTGTGCCTGTGGGACGGGGCAGGGAGCTTGAACCGGTCACACCGCAGCAGCACGAAGAGATTCTGCACTGGGCGTTCAATCTGCAGGAGAAAATGCCCTATATCGTCTCCACAACGGAAGCCCAGTTTTACCGCCGGGTTGCTTTTCAGGAAAACCGGCGACGCAGGGCACTCGGATTGAAACCGATCGGCAGACCGCATGACGATCTGGCAAAAGCACCGCGCGGGACGAATGATGGAAATGGTTTTGTGTTTATCAGTCACACAGGGGATGTTCAGCCATCAGGATTTCTGCCGATCAATTGCGGGAATATCCGGAATAAGCCGCTTCCGGACATCTATCGGAATCATCCGGTTTTTAAAGCGCTTCGCGATCCAGATTCGACAAAAGGAAAATGCGGGGTCTGTGAATTTCGCTTTATCTGCGGCGGATCCCGGTCGCGGGCTTATGCGGTAACCGGTGATTATAAGGCATCTGAGCCATACTGCGTTTACTTGCCGAAACGATACAAAGAAGCAGGTGCCAGGTGA
- a CDS encoding DMT family transporter, translating to MKKGYIFIAFSALFFSTMEIAIKLVATDFNPLQLNFLRFLIGSIILSPLAVRHLKGSGFSLNRSNVLYFMFSGFMCVVVSMTFFQMAIVYSKASTVAILFSCNTVFVILFAHFFLKEKLTKLTILSLAISLAGMIFIVNPKNLTNPLGISLSLIAAVTFALYGMVGRKGSLKFHYDGIVQSSFSFLAGSMELLVLMLITKIDPVSRWLESVGLGAFSNVPVFQGISWGTLPTLIYLGVFVTGLGFSFYFLAMEETSASTASLVFFIKPALAPVLALLILSEAITSNVLAGILLILTGSCVQLYSDNKEARLAEQRKVAQHPAHAHEVHVRS from the coding sequence ATGAAAAAGGGATATATTTTTATCGCCTTTTCGGCTTTGTTTTTCAGTACGATGGAAATTGCTATTAAACTGGTGGCTACAGATTTCAATCCGCTTCAGCTTAATTTCCTGCGTTTCCTGATCGGATCCATCATCCTTTCTCCACTGGCTGTCCGCCATCTAAAAGGAAGTGGATTTTCGCTTAACCGGAGCAATGTGCTTTACTTTATGTTTTCGGGATTTATGTGCGTTGTGGTCAGCATGACCTTTTTCCAGATGGCTATTGTGTATTCAAAGGCATCGACGGTCGCCATTCTATTCAGCTGCAACACCGTCTTCGTTATACTCTTTGCCCATTTCTTCCTGAAAGAGAAACTGACGAAGCTGACGATCCTTTCACTTGCCATCAGTCTTGCGGGTATGATCTTCATCGTCAATCCGAAGAATCTGACGAACCCGCTCGGTATCTCTCTGTCCCTGATCGCTGCCGTCACTTTCGCTCTTTATGGGATGGTCGGTCGTAAAGGGAGCCTGAAATTCCACTATGACGGCATCGTACAGAGCAGTTTCAGTTTTCTGGCCGGAAGTATGGAATTACTCGTCCTGATGCTGATCACAAAAATAGATCCGGTCAGCCGGTGGCTTGAGAGTGTGGGACTGGGTGCATTCAGCAACGTTCCGGTCTTTCAGGGCATATCCTGGGGCACACTCCCGACGCTGATTTATCTCGGTGTCTTTGTCACCGGGCTTGGATTCAGTTTCTATTTTCTGGCCATGGAGGAAACTTCGGCTTCAACGGCTTCGCTTGTCTTTTTCATTAAACCGGCACTCGCACCGGTTCTTGCTCTTCTGATACTGAGTGAAGCCATCACGTCGAATGTCCTGGCCGGCATTCTGCTGATTCTTACCGGATCCTGCGTCCAGCTCTATTCAGACAACAAAGAAGCCAGACTTGCGGAACAGAGAAAAGTGGCCCAACATCCGGCACACGCTCATGAAGTCCATGTCAGATCATAA
- a CDS encoding AAC(3) family N-acetyltransferase, which translates to MSEKDVIRQTKRPVTRSSLVSDLRKIGLKKGMTVLVHTSMSRIGWVCGGPVTVIEALQDVLTSEGTLVMPAHSGDVSDPADWGNPTVPQSWISTIYHEMPPFDPLRTPTLGMGRVAETFRMFPGVRRSSHPIYSFTAWGAGRDQIVSGHALNDGLGMDSPLGRIFNRQGFVLLIGVGYGNNTSMHLGEYLSGTLKEVRRKSPVLQHHERRWVTYRDWDYHEERFAKIGKQFESSQSGPKQLSAGKIGQADARLMSQPAIVKFTAHTLKKQ; encoded by the coding sequence ATGAGTGAAAAAGATGTGATCAGACAGACGAAGCGGCCTGTAACGCGGTCCAGCCTGGTCAGTGATCTGAGAAAAATTGGCTTGAAAAAAGGGATGACGGTGCTCGTCCATACATCCATGAGCCGGATTGGCTGGGTGTGCGGCGGTCCTGTGACGGTGATTGAAGCTCTGCAGGACGTCCTGACGTCAGAAGGCACGCTGGTCATGCCCGCACACAGTGGCGATGTTTCAGACCCGGCTGACTGGGGAAATCCGACCGTACCGCAGAGCTGGATTTCAACGATTTACCATGAGATGCCTCCATTTGACCCGCTTCGGACACCGACACTCGGTATGGGCCGCGTGGCAGAAACATTTCGCATGTTTCCCGGCGTCCGGCGGAGCAGTCATCCGATCTATTCTTTTACGGCCTGGGGAGCCGGACGGGATCAGATTGTTTCCGGGCACGCGCTGAATGACGGACTGGGCATGGATTCTCCCCTTGGCAGAATCTTCAACAGGCAGGGATTTGTCCTCCTGATCGGGGTTGGCTATGGAAATAATACGTCCATGCATCTCGGGGAATATCTGTCAGGGACATTGAAAGAGGTCAGGCGGAAAAGTCCCGTCCTGCAGCATCATGAAAGGCGATGGGTCACTTACAGAGACTGGGATTATCATGAGGAACGATTCGCAAAAATCGGTAAGCAGTTTGAGAGCAGTCAGTCTGGTCCGAAGCAGCTGTCTGCAGGTAAAATCGGTCAGGCGGATGCGCGGCTGATGTCTCAGCCGGCCATTGTCAAGTTTACTGCACATACACTGAAAAAACAGTAA
- a CDS encoding HsdR family type I site-specific deoxyribonuclease, producing MNETRFETELIQYITSGTITAPEHLKRTGDSAVHEKPLDYVVKTKLWKYEPQIKTTDQLWANFKAILEQHNHNTLDHPLSTVEFNQVKKIISDLKTPYEAGQFLYGLNGVSQIEIDLDDGRHVFLTVFDQKQIGAGNTVYQVVNQIERPAVITGKPNRRFDTTLMINGLPIIQIEEKRETHDVNEALNQMHQYADENQYRDIFSTLQILVAITPNNVKYMANTTADKFNKDFAFNWQRKSDNTIVRNWKEFADSMLSIPMAHQMATNYMILDGTKNKQMLKVMRPYQVYATQNVIEKLKHIDFELGMNKVGYIWHTTGSGKTITSFKTAWLASRMPKVDKVVFVVDRIALTKQTNENYQAYDPDSTEDALGSVQNTDNTKDLNRKLKSKDNNIIVTSVQKLETLVKRASFKAPDKNIVFIVDEAHRSTGGESFAKIQKAFKKSAWVGYTGTPMFDETTTGLRTEDIFGPLLHAYTIREAIADRNVLGFKVDFETTIDEEQMKREYLPKFYRERYPKWTDAQIKDKIKNLSQEDMDDAVEPSFYDENPDHVRLVVEDIFKNWRNRSNEGKYNALLTTHVGGGKASTPMAMMYFNEFQRVNAEHRKNGGQTLKVAVTFSLNASNNDNMLPTNQGLHDAIKAYNEEFGTSFGMDDVSGYTQDVTSRLNKSATDKNYLDLVIVVDQLLTGFDAPELNTLYVDRTLKGAGLIQAYSRTNRIADMQEKPWGRVVNYRWPAQNEKLMNRALAIYANKNSADLSDDDRRRFNKKEGLTAKSFEEVFNEVKKVVGKLSQLTREFQQLPPSEKQKEDMLNLLRDYHAGMAKLKQYDPDEVNGEKTGFDYDHPDELIEKLGMTSEQETMLTTVLTNELKQHISKEKKIPLYEIELKMTHVKDVKIDYDYLTELVERLLNQVHEGQTEAARETQEKIKQFANGLDDRNYASRIINAAFAIIKGHFPPNGADFTYPVKLSDSEQIIQQANTISLDRMFLDFRVKWGITDIITSSQMRELFSRHRYGLQDLDDTGQIRDIIAQASTNYKTMAHDGAIQKLSKIKYRNSLREAIYELADDLVKY from the coding sequence ATGAATGAAACCCGATTTGAAACGGAACTGATTCAGTATATAACCAGTGGAACCATTACAGCGCCTGAACACTTAAAAAGAACGGGTGATTCTGCAGTTCATGAAAAACCGCTTGATTACGTGGTTAAAACGAAACTCTGGAAATATGAACCGCAAATCAAAACGACAGATCAGCTTTGGGCTAATTTTAAAGCCATTCTTGAACAGCATAATCATAACACGCTTGATCATCCGCTAAGTACTGTTGAATTTAATCAGGTAAAGAAAATCATCTCCGACCTTAAAACGCCTTATGAAGCGGGGCAATTCTTATACGGTTTAAACGGTGTATCGCAAATTGAGATTGATCTGGATGATGGGCGACATGTCTTCTTAACCGTATTCGATCAGAAACAGATTGGGGCAGGCAATACCGTCTATCAGGTAGTCAATCAAATTGAACGGCCGGCGGTCATTACCGGTAAGCCAAATCGCCGTTTCGATACGACACTTATGATCAACGGTTTACCGATTATTCAGATTGAAGAGAAGCGTGAAACGCATGATGTGAATGAAGCACTGAATCAAATGCATCAATATGCTGATGAAAATCAATACCGCGATATTTTTTCAACCTTGCAGATTTTAGTTGCGATCACGCCAAATAATGTCAAGTATATGGCCAATACAACGGCCGATAAATTCAATAAGGATTTTGCATTTAACTGGCAGCGTAAAAGCGACAATACCATCGTACGAAACTGGAAAGAGTTTGCGGATTCCATGCTTAGCATTCCAATGGCCCATCAAATGGCGACGAATTATATGATTCTGGATGGGACGAAAAATAAGCAGATGCTTAAAGTCATGCGTCCTTACCAGGTATATGCTACGCAAAATGTTATTGAAAAACTGAAGCACATTGATTTTGAACTTGGAATGAACAAGGTCGGTTACATATGGCACACAACGGGTTCCGGTAAAACCATCACAAGTTTCAAAACCGCATGGCTTGCCAGTCGCATGCCTAAAGTGGATAAAGTCGTTTTTGTTGTTGACCGAATCGCCTTGACGAAACAAACAAATGAAAACTATCAGGCATATGATCCGGACAGCACAGAAGATGCACTTGGAAGTGTTCAAAATACGGATAATACCAAAGACTTAAATCGCAAACTCAAAAGTAAAGACAATAACATCATTGTGACCAGTGTTCAAAAGCTCGAGACACTTGTTAAGCGGGCATCTTTCAAAGCGCCTGATAAAAACATCGTCTTTATTGTCGATGAGGCGCACCGGTCTACGGGTGGAGAAAGTTTCGCAAAGATTCAAAAAGCGTTCAAAAAATCAGCATGGGTGGGTTATACCGGAACACCAATGTTTGATGAGACGACGACCGGACTTCGTACAGAAGACATCTTCGGCCCGCTGCTTCATGCGTATACGATTCGTGAAGCCATTGCCGATCGAAACGTCCTGGGCTTCAAAGTTGATTTTGAAACAACCATTGACGAAGAGCAGATGAAGAGGGAATACTTACCGAAATTCTATCGTGAGCGTTATCCCAAATGGACAGACGCGCAAATCAAAGACAAGATTAAAAATTTGTCGCAGGAAGATATGGACGATGCAGTTGAACCAAGCTTCTATGATGAAAACCCGGATCATGTTCGATTAGTGGTTGAAGATATTTTCAAGAACTGGCGTAATCGTTCAAATGAAGGCAAATATAACGCCTTATTAACGACGCATGTAGGGGGTGGCAAAGCAAGTACGCCCATGGCGATGATGTATTTCAACGAATTTCAGCGTGTCAATGCTGAACACAGGAAGAATGGCGGCCAAACGCTGAAAGTTGCAGTGACCTTCAGCCTCAATGCTTCTAATAATGACAATATGCTTCCGACCAATCAGGGCCTGCATGATGCAATCAAAGCCTATAATGAAGAATTCGGCACGTCCTTTGGTATGGATGATGTCTCCGGGTACACGCAAGATGTGACGAGTCGTTTGAACAAGTCGGCAACGGATAAGAATTACCTGGATCTTGTGATTGTTGTCGATCAGCTCTTAACGGGTTTTGATGCACCGGAACTTAATACGCTTTATGTGGACAGAACACTTAAAGGAGCAGGACTTATTCAGGCCTACTCCAGAACAAACCGTATCGCCGACATGCAGGAGAAACCTTGGGGACGCGTGGTCAACTACAGATGGCCGGCACAAAATGAAAAATTGATGAATCGGGCACTTGCCATATACGCCAATAAAAATTCAGCCGATTTGTCAGACGATGATCGGCGTCGGTTTAATAAAAAAGAGGGGCTCACCGCTAAGTCATTTGAAGAAGTGTTTAATGAAGTGAAAAAAGTTGTCGGAAAGCTTAGCCAGTTAACCCGTGAATTTCAACAGCTGCCGCCATCAGAAAAGCAAAAAGAGGATATGCTCAATTTGTTACGTGATTATCATGCCGGTATGGCAAAGCTGAAACAATACGACCCTGATGAAGTTAATGGTGAAAAAACAGGGTTTGATTATGATCACCCTGATGAATTGATTGAAAAATTAGGTATGACTTCTGAACAGGAAACGATGCTGACAACCGTTCTGACAAACGAATTGAAGCAGCATATTTCTAAGGAGAAAAAAATTCCCTTATACGAAATTGAACTAAAAATGACGCACGTCAAGGATGTTAAAATCGATTATGATTATTTGACAGAACTGGTTGAGCGACTGTTGAACCAGGTTCACGAGGGACAGACTGAAGCAGCCCGGGAAACGCAGGAGAAGATTAAACAATTTGCGAATGGTCTGGATGATCGAAACTATGCGTCCAGGATTATCAATGCTGCGTTTGCGATTATCAAAGGTCATTTCCCGCCGAATGGGGCTGATTTCACATATCCTGTGAAACTTTCTGACAGCGAACAAATCATTCAACAGGCAAACACGATCAGTCTGGACCGGATGTTTTTAGACTTCCGCGTTAAGTGGGGGATTACGGATATTATTACAAGCAGCCAAATGCGTGAGCTGTTCAGTCGCCATCGCTATGGTTTACAGGACCTGGACGATACCGGTCAGATACGAGATATTATCGCTCAGGCCAGCACTAATTATAAGACCATGGCACACGACGGAGCCATCCAAAAACTTTCAAAAATCAAGTACCGTAATAGTTTACGTGAAGCGATCTATGAACTCGCTGATGACCTTGTAAAATATTGA
- a CDS encoding M15 family metallopeptidase produces the protein MKLKRFMGMTAALLLSLSACTTAPQSHQEPDHASQSAEKSAENRSSQSQEASPSTQDHEMSAMNQKGIHVVADPDSSLVLVNKYFKLPDSYVPKNLVDARVPFIFSGKSEKRKMRQEAAHALEHMFAAAEKEGIRLTGVSAYRSHRTQVSLFNYYVNKDGEKKALTYSARPGTSEHETGLSIDVSGRNGQYAATEAFGRTREAAWLTQHAHEYGFIIRYPKGKESITGYEYEAWHLRYVGRSAATTIFKRGLALEEYLGDVPVSK, from the coding sequence TTGAAACTCAAAAGATTCATGGGAATGACGGCAGCGCTGCTCCTTTCTCTGTCCGCATGCACCACAGCTCCGCAATCTCATCAGGAGCCGGATCATGCGTCGCAGTCGGCTGAAAAATCAGCAGAAAACCGGTCTTCTCAAAGTCAGGAAGCAAGCCCGTCTACACAGGATCATGAAATGTCTGCGATGAATCAGAAGGGGATCCATGTTGTCGCCGATCCGGACAGCTCTCTGGTTCTTGTTAATAAATATTTCAAGCTGCCTGACAGCTATGTGCCAAAGAATCTGGTTGATGCCCGGGTTCCCTTCATTTTTTCCGGAAAATCTGAGAAAAGGAAAATGCGCCAGGAAGCGGCACATGCGCTTGAGCACATGTTCGCCGCAGCAGAGAAGGAAGGGATCCGGCTGACAGGCGTCTCGGCTTATCGTTCTCATCGGACGCAGGTCTCTCTTTTTAATTATTATGTGAACAAAGATGGAGAAAAAAAGGCATTGACGTACAGCGCACGCCCGGGAACAAGCGAACATGAAACCGGCCTTTCCATTGATGTATCAGGACGTAACGGCCAATATGCGGCAACTGAAGCTTTTGGCAGGACACGGGAAGCGGCCTGGCTCACGCAGCATGCGCATGAATATGGATTTATCATCCGTTATCCGAAAGGGAAAGAATCCATTACCGGTTATGAATATGAGGCGTGGCATCTGAGATATGTCGGACGTTCCGCTGCAACCACTATATTTAAGAGAGGACTTGCGCTTGAAGAATATCTGGGCGACGTCCCGGTTTCAAAATAA
- the hemG gene encoding protoporphyrinogen oxidase — MKQQKVIVIGAGISGLAAAYYVKKNQPQAHVVLLEASGRIGGKIKTIHRDGFLIECGPEGYMARKPTLTRLIQDIGLGDQLIRSQAGTYYIYVNHRLRQMPRGSVMGIPTKLLPMVTTGLISPIGKLRAALDLVIPHVYKDQDISLEEFFRRRLGREVVMNMIDPLLSGIYNGSLSDMSLEATLPQFASIEKKHRSLILGMKSIRPPEQAGAPKKTAGRFLSLSCGLDRLVGKLASFADELKLNTPVRRVTPGRVFLKDGTQLAADAVILAATPDQFGPLLDFPEAWRLSGDKRSTTATVALAFRKSDVAQLNGTGYVVSKKEGLNITACSWMDRKWSYTAPEGYALVRTYVGTPENPSIVEKSDEEIEQAALHDLRKISRMGTPLFSVITRQIDNMPQYTVNHNQRIKAFEKALQNMDGVYTCGAMLHGVGLPDCVDAAMQVAGQAVAYLNRKDKKAVNK; from the coding sequence TTGAAACAACAGAAAGTGATTGTGATTGGTGCCGGCATTTCCGGCCTGGCAGCCGCGTACTATGTGAAGAAAAACCAACCGCAGGCGCATGTCGTGCTGCTGGAAGCTTCGGGCCGGATCGGAGGCAAGATTAAAACCATTCATCGTGATGGATTCCTGATTGAATGCGGGCCGGAAGGTTATATGGCGCGCAAGCCGACGCTGACCCGCCTGATCCAGGATATCGGACTGGGCGACCAGTTGATCCGGTCACAGGCAGGGACTTACTACATCTATGTCAATCACCGGCTCAGGCAGATGCCCAGGGGATCGGTGATGGGGATTCCGACGAAACTGCTTCCTATGGTAACCACAGGACTGATCAGTCCGATCGGCAAGTTGCGTGCCGCTCTGGATCTCGTCATTCCACACGTCTATAAAGACCAGGATATTTCCCTGGAGGAATTCTTCCGCAGAAGGCTTGGCCGTGAAGTCGTCATGAATATGATCGACCCCTTGCTGTCGGGCATCTATAACGGCTCTTTGTCGGATATGAGTCTTGAAGCGACCTTACCCCAGTTCGCCTCGATTGAAAAGAAACACAGAAGCCTCATTTTAGGAATGAAGAGTATACGTCCGCCTGAACAGGCAGGTGCGCCAAAGAAGACGGCGGGACGTTTTCTCTCGCTGTCATGCGGGCTGGACAGGCTGGTCGGTAAACTGGCTTCCTTTGCAGATGAACTGAAACTGAATACACCTGTCCGCCGCGTGACGCCCGGACGGGTTTTCCTTAAAGATGGCACGCAACTTGCAGCCGACGCTGTGATTCTGGCCGCAACGCCGGATCAGTTCGGACCGCTTCTTGACTTTCCTGAAGCGTGGCGTCTGTCCGGGGATAAAAGATCAACAACGGCAACGGTTGCGCTGGCATTCAGGAAAAGTGATGTCGCCCAATTGAACGGGACAGGTTATGTCGTCTCGAAAAAAGAAGGCCTGAATATTACAGCCTGCAGCTGGATGGACCGCAAATGGAGCTATACGGCTCCTGAGGGATATGCGCTGGTCCGGACTTATGTCGGCACACCTGAAAATCCGTCAATCGTTGAAAAGAGTGATGAAGAAATAGAACAGGCCGCCCTCCATGATCTGAGAAAAATCAGTCGGATGGGTACGCCGCTCTTCTCGGTCATTACACGGCAGATCGATAATATGCCGCAATATACGGTGAACCATAATCAGCGTATAAAGGCCTTTGAGAAGGCTCTTCAGAATATGGACGGGGTGTATACCTGCGGCGCTATGCTGCATGGCGTCGGGCTGCCGGACTGTGTGGATGCTGCTATGCAGGTAGCCGGTCAGGCTGTCGCTTATTTAAATCGAAAAGATAAGAAAGCGGTGAACAAATGA
- a CDS encoding restriction endonuclease subunit S, which produces MSENNTNVPKIRFPGFTGDWKQRKLSEVMSDFIVPMRDKPKEFSGTIPWTRIEDIEGKYLNDSLSGQYVSEETIKKMNLRIIPKGSLIVSASATFGVVAVVTRDLITNQTFIGLVPKEDFDLDFLYTFFQSSTVQKKMRLESAGSTIFYISRQTFEDMKFPFPIKDEQKKIGAFFAGLDHLITLHQRKLNHLQDEKKSLLQKMFPKKGENVPEIRFPGFTHAWEQRKVNDLVTQVIRKVPKPDHPYERISVRSHAKGTFHQKVEDPKTVAMDKLFVVKENDLIVNITFAWEHAIAIANKSDNGLLVSHRFPTYRADGKSDINFLHYLVSREEFRRKLEFISPGGAGRNRVMNKKDFLKLKVTIPLNIEEQQKIGAFFKNLDHLITLHQRELDHCKKLKKALLQQMFV; this is translated from the coding sequence ATGAGTGAAAATAACACAAACGTACCCAAAATAAGGTTCCCGGGTTTCACTGGTGATTGGAAACAGCGGAAGCTTTCAGAAGTGATGTCAGATTTCATTGTTCCAATGCGCGATAAACCAAAAGAATTCTCTGGAACTATACCTTGGACCAGAATTGAAGATATTGAAGGTAAGTATTTGAATGATTCACTTTCTGGGCAATATGTGTCGGAAGAAACTATAAAGAAAATGAATTTAAGGATAATTCCTAAAGGTTCCTTGATTGTTTCTGCTAGTGCTACATTTGGGGTTGTTGCAGTGGTAACACGGGATTTGATCACAAATCAAACTTTTATTGGGTTAGTTCCTAAAGAAGATTTTGATTTAGATTTTCTATATACTTTTTTTCAATCTTCGACTGTTCAAAAAAAAATGAGATTAGAATCTGCTGGTTCAACAATATTCTATATCTCAAGACAAACGTTTGAAGATATGAAATTTCCATTTCCAATTAAAGATGAGCAAAAAAAAATCGGTGCCTTTTTCGCAGGGCTCGATCACCTCATCACCCTTCATCAGCGTAAGTTAAATCACTTGCAGGATGAGAAGAAAAGTTTGCTGCAAAAAATGTTTCCGAAAAAGGGTGAAAATGTTCCTGAAATTCGCTTTCCAGGATTTACTCACGCCTGGGAACAGCGAAAGGTAAATGATCTTGTAACTCAAGTTATTCGCAAAGTTCCAAAACCTGATCATCCATATGAAAGAATTTCTGTCAGATCACATGCAAAAGGTACTTTTCATCAGAAGGTTGAAGACCCTAAAACTGTCGCTATGGATAAATTATTTGTGGTTAAAGAAAATGATTTAATTGTAAATATTACTTTTGCTTGGGAGCATGCAATCGCTATTGCAAATAAATCAGATAATGGATTATTAGTGTCACATAGATTTCCTACCTATAGAGCAGATGGGAAATCTGATATTAATTTCCTTCATTATTTAGTTTCACGAGAAGAATTTAGAAGAAAATTAGAGTTCATATCTCCTGGAGGGGCTGGTCGAAATCGTGTAATGAATAAAAAAGATTTCCTTAAGCTAAAGGTTACTATCCCTTTGAACATTGAAGAACAACAGAAAATCGGAGCCTTCTTCAAGAATCTCGATCACCTCATCACTCTTCATCAGCGCGAGCTGGATCATTGCAAGAAGTTAAAGAAAGCTTTGTTGCAACAAATGTTTGTTTAA
- a CDS encoding restriction endonuclease subunit S yields MKKLSERVELVSGSPQFRLTESFDEQAPLYYFYSQTDLSDDLVGMVSPDNDNKQIRTRDKVNTLHAGDVVFSLTSGTASMVRKVHENYLYTQNYVRLDPENHIDSKYLVYLLNENKTIRKQLMIGLQGSQVLKYTLRQLKELKMPKLPSIEKQKNIGEVYFKQLRLHALRNRVAESEKVILLKRLEEATYDE; encoded by the coding sequence ATGAAAAAATTAAGTGAGAGGGTTGAGCTGGTCAGCGGCTCACCACAGTTTCGGCTCACTGAAAGTTTCGATGAACAGGCACCGCTCTACTATTTTTACAGTCAGACCGATTTATCAGATGATCTGGTTGGCATGGTTTCGCCGGATAACGACAATAAACAAATACGTACAAGGGATAAAGTGAACACGTTGCACGCCGGGGATGTTGTATTCAGTCTGACTTCAGGCACCGCTTCTATGGTAAGAAAAGTTCACGAAAATTATCTCTACACGCAAAATTATGTGAGGCTCGATCCAGAGAATCACATCGACTCGAAATATCTGGTTTATCTGCTTAATGAAAATAAGACCATCCGAAAACAATTGATGATCGGACTGCAAGGTTCACAAGTATTGAAATATACGTTGAGGCAGCTTAAAGAACTTAAAATGCCAAAGCTTCCATCAATCGAAAAGCAGAAAAATATCGGAGAGGTCTATTTTAAACAGCTACGTTTGCACGCGCTGCGAAATCGCGTGGCAGAATCTGAGAAGGTCATTCTTTTAAAACGGTTAGAGGAGGCTACTTATGATGAATGA